In Phyllobacterium zundukense, one DNA window encodes the following:
- a CDS encoding S49 family peptidase, with translation MARFIRKLLPRRWRPDYLEIPVVRLQGVIMSGGGPFRQNLSLASTAAVLEKAFAEKDAPAVAISVNSPGGSPVQSRLIYRRIRDLAEEKNKKVYVFVEDVAASGGYMIAVAGDEIIADPSSIVGSIGVVSASFGFTDLIKKIGVERRVHTAGKNKATLDPFRPENKEDVEHLKALQLEIHGTFIDLVKERRGEKLSDNPDLFTGLFWTGTRGVELGLVDGLGDMRSYLRSQYGPKTQLRLISAPRGLFGRKVPSVDIKFDGIGSGFANGLIDAAEERALWSRFGL, from the coding sequence TTGGCCCGATTCATCCGGAAATTACTGCCCCGCCGCTGGCGTCCCGACTATCTGGAAATACCGGTTGTCCGCCTCCAGGGCGTGATCATGAGCGGTGGCGGTCCATTCCGGCAAAACCTCTCGCTCGCATCGACAGCTGCCGTCCTGGAGAAGGCATTCGCCGAAAAGGATGCACCGGCTGTGGCTATTTCCGTCAATTCTCCAGGTGGCTCGCCCGTGCAATCGCGGCTGATCTACCGGCGCATTCGCGATCTGGCGGAAGAGAAGAACAAGAAGGTCTATGTGTTCGTCGAGGATGTCGCGGCATCCGGCGGTTACATGATTGCCGTTGCCGGCGATGAAATCATCGCAGATCCCTCTTCCATCGTCGGTTCCATCGGCGTGGTTTCGGCCAGTTTCGGTTTCACCGATCTTATCAAGAAAATCGGCGTCGAACGCCGGGTGCATACGGCCGGCAAAAACAAGGCGACGCTCGATCCCTTCCGGCCCGAAAACAAGGAAGACGTAGAACACCTGAAGGCGCTGCAGCTCGAAATCCACGGAACCTTTATTGATCTCGTCAAGGAAAGGCGCGGCGAAAAGCTCAGCGACAATCCCGATCTCTTCACCGGCCTGTTCTGGACAGGAACGCGGGGTGTGGAACTTGGACTTGTCGATGGCCTTGGCGACATGCGCTCCTATCTTCGGTCGCAATATGGCCCGAAAACCCAGCTAAGGCTGATTTCTGCGCCGCGTGGTCTGTTTGGGCGCAAGGTCCCGTCAGTCGACATCAAATTTGATGGGATCGGCTCTGGTTTTGCCAACGGGCTGATTGATGCCGCCGAGGAACGCGCGCTTTGGTCGCGCTTCGGATTGTAA
- a CDS encoding tRNA1(Val) (adenine(37)-N6)-methyltransferase, producing MLDAPHTIDAFHRGRFHLLQPAAKGHRSGVDAMILASVVPNEFSGRIADLGAGAGAAGLAVLSRCPGARASLIERSDFMADFARRSLALEQNKAFAERADVIEADVTLTGKARVAAGLSDNSFDFAIMNPPFNLPTDRATPDPVKAEAHVMTQDMMERWIRTAAAIVKPGGAIGIIARPTSIIDLLDALQGRFGGLIIVPVQPRPQDAAIRIVIKGIRGSRAGLSLYPALVMHHETGNGFTARATSINNGLASLF from the coding sequence ATGCTCGATGCTCCGCATACGATCGATGCATTTCATCGCGGCCGGTTTCATCTGCTGCAGCCCGCCGCCAAAGGACATCGCTCGGGCGTCGATGCAATGATCCTCGCAAGTGTCGTGCCGAATGAATTCTCCGGCCGTATCGCCGACCTCGGCGCCGGTGCCGGAGCTGCGGGCCTCGCGGTTCTCTCCCGGTGCCCCGGTGCACGGGCATCGCTGATCGAACGCTCGGACTTCATGGCCGATTTCGCCCGACGTTCGCTGGCATTGGAGCAAAACAAAGCATTTGCCGAGCGTGCGGACGTGATCGAGGCGGATGTAACATTGACAGGCAAGGCACGCGTTGCGGCGGGCCTCAGCGACAACAGCTTCGATTTCGCCATCATGAATCCACCCTTCAACCTCCCGACCGACCGGGCAACACCCGACCCGGTCAAGGCGGAGGCCCATGTCATGACACAAGACATGATGGAGCGCTGGATCAGGACGGCAGCGGCTATCGTCAAGCCCGGCGGGGCGATCGGCATCATCGCCCGGCCCACATCGATCATCGACCTGCTTGACGCGTTGCAGGGGCGGTTCGGCGGCTTGATCATCGTTCCCGTACAACCAAGGCCACAGGACGCCGCCATCCGCATTGTCATAAAAGGCATCAGGGGCAGCCGTGCGGGCCTGTCTTTGTATCCAGCCCTCGTCATGCATCACGAGACCGGAAATGGCTTCACTGCACGGGCAACTTCAATCAACAATGGGCTGGCATCGCTGTTTTAG
- a CDS encoding 4-(cytidine 5'-diphospho)-2-C-methyl-D-erythritol kinase, which produces MLDSLERNTFSLIAPAKINLALHVTGRRSDGYHLLDSLVVFAHFGDKLSVKRASADSFEMSGPFGRHLPDDGSNLVLKARDALRQYFPEQATPVAIHLEKYLPIASGIGGGSSDAAATLRALTALWGIEAEPAQLAEIGLLLGADVPMCLHGQPLVARGIGEDIERLGSFPHLPMVLANNGVSISTPQVFAALERRDNPPLPAMPALSSVDDVCVYLAETDNHLFSATEKLTPAIGDTMKALQNTAPRLVRMSGSGGTCFAIYDSDSEAETAAATLKQSKPDWFVVATHSITEGN; this is translated from the coding sequence ATGCTTGACAGCCTAGAGCGGAATACATTCAGCCTGATCGCACCGGCGAAGATCAATCTGGCACTGCATGTGACCGGACGGCGCAGCGACGGCTATCATCTGCTGGATAGCCTGGTGGTGTTCGCTCACTTTGGCGACAAGCTCAGCGTGAAGCGTGCATCCGCCGATTCCTTCGAGATGTCTGGTCCGTTCGGGCGCCATCTGCCGGACGACGGCAGCAACCTTGTCCTCAAGGCAAGGGATGCGCTGCGCCAATATTTTCCCGAGCAAGCCACTCCGGTGGCCATACATCTTGAAAAGTATCTTCCGATCGCCTCCGGCATCGGCGGCGGGTCGAGCGATGCTGCTGCAACGCTGCGCGCCTTGACAGCACTTTGGGGCATTGAAGCAGAACCGGCGCAGTTGGCCGAAATCGGCCTGCTCCTCGGCGCTGACGTCCCCATGTGCCTTCACGGCCAGCCGCTCGTCGCACGGGGCATCGGCGAAGATATCGAGCGCCTGGGCTCCTTTCCACATTTGCCGATGGTTCTCGCCAATAACGGCGTATCAATCTCGACACCGCAGGTGTTCGCAGCGCTGGAAAGACGTGACAATCCTCCCCTGCCCGCAATGCCTGCCCTATCCTCGGTTGACGATGTCTGTGTCTATCTGGCCGAGACCGACAATCACCTGTTTTCGGCAACTGAAAAGCTGACACCAGCAATCGGCGATACTATGAAAGCGCTGCAAAACACGGCTCCGCGGCTGGTTCGCATGTCCGGCTCGGGCGGCACCTGCTTTGCGATTTATGACAGCGACAGCGAGGCGGAGACCGCGGCAGCGACGCTTAAACAGAGCAAGCCGGACTGGTTCGTCGTTGCCACTCACAGCATCACGGAAGGAAACTGA
- a CDS encoding glycine--tRNA ligase subunit alpha, which produces MQPTRSFQGLILTLHNYWAQHGCVILQPYDMEVGAGTFHPATTLRSLGPKPWKAAYVQPSRRPKDGRYGENPNRLQHYYQYQVIMKPSPANLQELYLGSLRAIGLDPLMHDIRFVEDDWESPTLGAWGLGWECWCDGMEVSQFTYFQQVCGIECAPVSGELTYGLERLAMYVQGVDNVYDLNFNGLEGDEKVTYGDVFLQAEQEYSRHNFEHANTATLLRHFEDAEAECEALLRAGAPKEGDNSPLHKMVLPAYDQCIKASHAFNLLDARGVISVTERQSYILRVRNLARQCGEAFLLTEAGGANFRSESV; this is translated from the coding sequence ATGCAGCCGACCCGCTCGTTTCAGGGTCTCATTCTGACGCTTCATAATTATTGGGCCCAGCATGGCTGCGTGATCCTGCAGCCCTACGACATGGAAGTTGGCGCCGGTACGTTCCATCCAGCAACCACATTGCGCTCGCTCGGACCAAAGCCCTGGAAGGCGGCCTATGTGCAGCCATCACGCCGCCCGAAGGACGGGCGCTACGGCGAGAACCCGAACCGGCTGCAGCATTACTACCAGTACCAGGTGATCATGAAGCCATCGCCAGCCAATCTGCAGGAGCTCTATCTTGGCTCGCTGCGCGCGATCGGTCTCGACCCGCTGATGCACGATATCCGCTTTGTCGAGGATGACTGGGAAAGCCCGACGCTGGGTGCCTGGGGCCTCGGCTGGGAGTGCTGGTGCGACGGCATGGAAGTCTCGCAGTTCACCTATTTCCAGCAGGTCTGCGGCATCGAATGTGCCCCGGTTTCCGGCGAGCTTACCTATGGCCTGGAACGCCTCGCCATGTATGTGCAGGGCGTCGACAATGTCTATGATCTGAACTTCAACGGTCTCGAAGGCGACGAAAAAGTCACTTATGGCGACGTGTTCCTGCAGGCTGAGCAGGAATATTCGCGCCATAATTTCGAACACGCCAATACCGCCACCTTGCTGCGGCATTTCGAGGACGCAGAGGCCGAATGCGAGGCACTCTTGCGCGCCGGCGCACCGAAGGAAGGTGACAACAGCCCGCTGCACAAGATGGTGCTGCCTGCCTACGACCAATGCATCAAGGCTTCGCACGCTTTCAATCTTCTCGATGCGCGCGGCGTTATCTCGGTGACCGAACGGCAGAGCTATATCCTGCGGGTTCGCAATCTTGCCCGGCAATGCGGTGAGGCCTTCCTGTTGACGGAAGCCGGTGGTGCAAACTTCAGAAGCGAGTCCGTATAA
- a CDS encoding DUF2007 domain-containing protein, translating into MIEIMRTNDLVLISFVESLLKEARINYFVADSNMSILEGSLGVLARRVMVDEDCENEVRQLLKDAGIEQELRD; encoded by the coding sequence ATGATCGAAATAATGCGTACCAATGACCTTGTCCTGATTTCATTTGTCGAATCCTTACTGAAGGAAGCCAGGATCAATTACTTCGTTGCAGATTCGAACATGAGCATCCTGGAAGGGTCACTCGGCGTTCTCGCGCGGCGCGTCATGGTCGACGAGGACTGCGAAAACGAAGTTCGACAGCTTCTCAAGGATGCCGGAATCGAACAGGAGCTTCGCGACTGA
- a CDS encoding tetratricopeptide repeat protein, whose product MQRSKLLGSVMGATLAAFVVGAGPVSAATGNTPALNAGTLSGAFLSARTAERSNDFASAISFYRQALAYDPKNTELRQSLLLVLLTDGQFKQALPIAEELKAVPEIERFSRLALGIDALNRKQYQKVNTLMMLSLQSDLDRMITGLISAWAKAGAGKPNEALSMIDKLQGPEGFTLFKVYNSALIADMAGQRDKAAAFYQSALDDKANVAAAPDTYERLVEAYASFKVRSGDREGAQALVKEATDVLSGRMVLVEFGKQIANAKTVKPLIQTSQQGAAEVLYTLATAINRNGGEAFSKLYLQMSLPLRPDHDATLYQLGDISAKLEQPDKAIDFFGRISDDSAYRRDAETQLAINLAILKRNDEAIQHLDGLLASDPEDMRTYLAIGSIYSQDKDYRKAADTYDKAVASLEAPTRNDWTIFYQRGISYERLKEWDKAEPNFLKALELYPNQPQVLNYLGYSWIDMNIKLEQGLDLIKKAVEARPQDGYIVDSLGWAYYRLGRYDEAVTQLEQAVKLRAEDATINDHLGDAYWRAGRKLEATFQWAHARDSKPEPEDLIKIEAKLKNGLPDEKEPGVAKNGVDAPKPPVEPAPVPAPDKKG is encoded by the coding sequence ATGCAGCGCAGTAAATTGCTTGGCTCCGTTATGGGCGCAACACTCGCTGCCTTTGTCGTCGGCGCAGGTCCGGTATCCGCCGCAACCGGCAATACGCCTGCCTTGAATGCCGGTACCTTATCCGGAGCCTTTTTATCCGCGCGCACCGCTGAGCGCAGCAATGATTTTGCCAGCGCCATCTCCTTTTACCGGCAAGCGCTGGCTTATGATCCGAAAAACACCGAGCTGCGTCAAAGCCTGCTTCTGGTTCTCTTGACCGACGGTCAGTTCAAGCAGGCACTGCCGATCGCGGAAGAACTCAAGGCTGTTCCGGAAATCGAACGGTTTTCGCGCCTGGCGCTCGGTATCGATGCGCTCAACAGGAAGCAATATCAGAAGGTCAACACCCTGATGATGCTGTCGCTCCAGTCCGACCTGGATCGCATGATCACTGGATTGATTTCCGCCTGGGCCAAGGCCGGAGCTGGCAAGCCGAATGAAGCCTTGTCCATGATTGACAAGTTGCAGGGGCCTGAAGGCTTTACGCTGTTCAAGGTCTATAATTCCGCATTGATCGCGGATATGGCAGGGCAGAGGGACAAGGCTGCGGCTTTCTACCAAAGTGCGCTCGATGACAAGGCCAATGTGGCTGCCGCTCCCGATACCTATGAACGCCTCGTTGAAGCCTATGCGTCGTTCAAGGTCCGGTCAGGCGACCGCGAAGGGGCGCAGGCACTGGTCAAGGAGGCAACCGACGTGCTTTCGGGCCGCATGGTCCTTGTCGAGTTCGGCAAGCAGATCGCGAATGCCAAGACCGTCAAGCCCTTGATACAGACGTCGCAACAGGGCGCTGCCGAAGTACTCTACACGCTTGCCACGGCCATCAATCGCAATGGCGGTGAGGCATTCTCCAAACTCTATCTGCAGATGTCCTTGCCGCTTCGTCCCGATCACGATGCGACTCTCTATCAGCTCGGCGATATCAGCGCGAAACTGGAGCAGCCGGACAAGGCCATCGACTTTTTCGGCCGTATCTCCGACGATTCCGCCTATCGCCGCGACGCCGAAACGCAGCTCGCAATCAATTTGGCGATCCTGAAGCGCAATGATGAGGCAATCCAGCACCTCGACGGCCTGCTCGCGAGTGATCCTGAGGATATGCGTACCTATCTGGCGATTGGCAGCATCTACTCTCAGGATAAGGACTACAGGAAAGCGGCCGATACCTATGACAAGGCTGTCGCTTCCCTCGAGGCACCGACCCGCAACGACTGGACGATCTTCTATCAGCGCGGGATTTCCTATGAACGTCTGAAGGAATGGGACAAGGCCGAGCCGAATTTCCTCAAGGCGCTCGAGCTCTACCCGAACCAGCCTCAGGTGTTGAACTATCTCGGCTATTCCTGGATCGACATGAACATCAAGCTCGAACAGGGTCTTGATCTGATCAAGAAGGCCGTCGAAGCGCGACCGCAGGACGGTTATATCGTCGATTCCCTCGGCTGGGCCTATTATCGCCTCGGCCGCTATGACGAGGCTGTCACCCAGCTTGAGCAGGCCGTGAAGCTGCGGGCGGAGGATGCCACGATCAACGATCATCTTGGCGATGCGTACTGGCGGGCTGGCCGCAAGCTGGAAGCAACGTTCCAGTGGGCGCATGCGCGCGATTCGAAGCCCGAGCCGGAAGACCTGATCAAGATCGAAGCCAAGTTGAAAAACGGGCTTCCCGATGAAAAGGAGCCGGGTGTCGCCAAGAATGGCGTCGATGCGCCGAAGCCGCCCGTCGAACCTGCACCTGTACCAGCTCCTGACAAGAAGGGCTGA
- a CDS encoding polyprenyl synthetase family protein produces MGVVVSLDDKKNNTGSVQPLIDLTKADMGRVNELILSKAGSDVEMIPEVANHLISSGGKRLRPMITLAAARMFGYRGDGHVKLATSVEFMHTATLLHDDVVDESDLRRGKSTARMIWGNQASVLVGDFLLGQAFKMMVDVGSLEALDVLATSASVIAEGEVMQLAAAKNLETTEDEYLAVIKAKTAALFSAAAEVGPIIASASRTDRQALRSYGLNLGLAFQLVDDALDYGGNAKDLGKNTGDDFREGKITLPVVLTYRRGTSEERLFWRDALENGANDDKGLEKAKGLMTRYGALGDTIQRARHFGGIARDALAPLDKSPQKDALLEVIDFCISRVN; encoded by the coding sequence TTGGGCGTCGTTGTCAGTCTTGACGATAAGAAAAACAATACCGGATCGGTTCAACCACTGATCGATCTGACGAAGGCGGATATGGGCCGTGTCAACGAGCTGATCCTGTCGAAAGCCGGATCTGACGTCGAGATGATTCCGGAAGTTGCCAACCATCTGATCTCGTCAGGTGGCAAGCGGTTGCGCCCGATGATTACCCTCGCAGCGGCTCGCATGTTCGGTTACCGGGGCGATGGGCACGTCAAGCTCGCAACCAGCGTCGAGTTCATGCACACGGCTACATTGCTGCACGATGATGTGGTCGACGAGAGCGATCTGCGCCGCGGAAAGAGCACTGCACGCATGATCTGGGGCAATCAGGCCAGCGTTCTTGTCGGGGACTTCCTCCTCGGTCAGGCCTTCAAGATGATGGTGGATGTCGGTTCTCTCGAAGCTCTCGATGTGCTTGCGACATCGGCGTCGGTCATTGCCGAAGGCGAGGTCATGCAGCTTGCTGCCGCGAAGAATCTCGAAACCACCGAGGATGAATATCTTGCCGTGATCAAGGCCAAGACGGCGGCGCTTTTCTCTGCAGCAGCCGAAGTCGGCCCCATTATCGCATCCGCGTCGCGGACGGACCGCCAGGCACTGCGCTCCTATGGACTCAATCTCGGTCTCGCCTTCCAGCTTGTTGACGATGCCCTGGATTATGGCGGCAATGCCAAGGATCTGGGCAAGAACACCGGCGATGATTTCCGCGAGGGAAAAATCACCCTCCCGGTCGTATTGACCTACCGGCGCGGCACGTCGGAAGAGCGGCTTTTCTGGCGCGATGCGCTGGAAAACGGCGCGAACGACGACAAGGGATTGGAAAAAGCCAAAGGATTGATGACGCGTTATGGCGCACTTGGTGATACAATACAGCGCGCGCGGCATTTTGGCGGTATCGCCAGGGACGCATTGGCACCGCTCGATAAATCACCGCAAAAGGACGCACTTCTCGAAGTGATCGATTTTTGCATCAGCCGCGTCAATTGA